TTTGAACCAACACCTTTTCCGATTACATTATCTACAACATACACTGAATGTTCAACTGTATACTGATAGCCAATTTTTTCACGGAATTGCCCATAACTTCCAAAACCAACAACTTCACCATCTAAATCAGCCACCACTACAGGAAGATTTTTAGCGGTCTTATCTTCAAACCATTTCGTCTGAACTTCTAAATTTTGAATTTCATAACTATAATTTGCTGTAGTATGCAAGATAGAATGATTAACGATGTCCAGGATTTTGCCTAAATCGTTTGATGTCGCGGGCCTAAGTGTTAAGTTCATAATAATAAGATAAAAATAGAGATCTTCATTCTTATGAAAATCAGTTTTGCAAATGTATTTCCTTTTTCTAAAAACACATTTAATATCTTGCTGTTTTTAAGTTAAATCAGGAGTGAAGTTTGTAACTTTGTGTTGTCAAAAAGAAATTTTTATTTTTAAATTTCTTTAAAATAATACACTATTAGAATGATTTACCCCAAAATACCACTTGCTCAAAGCATTATCGAAATTTGCTCGGCAAAAGGAATTCACAACATTATAATTTCTCCGGGATCAAGAAATGCCCCCTTAACGATTGGTTTCGCCCAAAATCCTAATTTTAAGTGTTACAGTATTGCAGATGAGCGTTGTGCTGCATTTTTTGCTTTGGGAATTGCCCAGCAAACAAAAAAGCCAACGGTTGTTGTCTGTACATCTGGGTCGGCATTATTAAATTATTATCCCGCTGTAGCCGAAGCATTTTACAGCCAGATTCCGTTGATTGTAATTTCGGCAGATCGTCCGCAAAATAAAATTGATATTGGTGATGGTCAAACGATTCGCCAG
The Flavobacterium flavigenum genome window above contains:
- a CDS encoding GNAT family N-acetyltransferase; this encodes MNLTLRPATSNDLGKILDIVNHSILHTTANYSYEIQNLEVQTKWFEDKTAKNLPVVVADLDGEVVGFGSYGQFREKIGYQYTVEHSVYVVDNVIGKGVGSKLLTELIRLAKAQGYHVMIGAIDADNTGSIAFHEKFGFVSIGTIREVGYKFDHWLDLVFMQLILE